One window from the genome of Canis aureus isolate CA01 chromosome 18, VMU_Caureus_v.1.0, whole genome shotgun sequence encodes:
- the LOC144289202 gene encoding olfactory receptor 2T33-like, giving the protein MENANDTTEINFILLGLFKHTPIHLFLFSMVLMFFLTSLMGNALMIMLICEDPRLHTPMFFLLSQLSVMDMMLVSTIVPKMAANYLMGTGSISPAGCGAQIFLFLTLGGGECFLLAAMAYDRYVAICHPLRYHILMNQKLCLHMTAGSWLLGGVDGLMQAGVTLSFAYCHSREINHFFCEAPTLVRLACADTMFFELFMYVCCVLMLLIPLSLILASYSLILAAVLRMQSTAAQKKAFATCSSHLAVVGLFYGAIIFIYMRPKSYHSVAYDKVISAFYTIFTPVLNPLIYSVRNKEVKGALRKWLEKHFLGQLQ; this is encoded by the coding sequence ATGGAAAATGCAAATGACACTACTGAGATAAACTTTATTCTTCTAGGGCTCTTTAAACACACTCCAATCCATTTGTTCCTCTTTTCCATGGTGCTCATGTTCTTCCTCACCTCTCTGATGGGCAATGCCCTCATGATCATGCTCATCTGTGAGGACCCCCGGCTGCACACGCCCATGTTCTTCTTGCTCAGCCAGCTTTCTGTCATGGACATGATGCTGGTCTCCACCATAGTCCCCAAAATGGCAGCCAACTACCTGATGGGCACCGGGTCCATCTCTCCTGCTGGCTGTGGAGCCCAGATCTTCCTGTTTCTCACACTGGGAGGGGGTGAGTGCTTTCTCTTAGCAGCCATGGCCTATGATCGCTATGTGGCCATATGTCATCCCCTGCGCTACCACATCCTCATGAATCAGAAGCTCTGCTTGCACATGACCGCAGGTTCCTGGCTTCTGGGAGGAGTAGATGGACTGATGCAGGCTGGTGTCACTCTGAGCTTCGCTTACTGCCATTCTCGGGAAATAAACCACTTCTTTTGTGAGGCACCCACACTTGTGCGCCTTGCCTGTGCTGACACTATGTTTTTTGAGTTGTTCATGTATGTATGCTGTGTTCTGATGCTCTTGATCCCACTGTCTCTTATTCTGGCCTCCTACAGTCTCATCCTTGCTGCTGTACTCCGCATGCAGTCCACAGCAGCCCAAAAGAAAGCCTTTGCCACTTGCTCCTCTCACCTGGCTGTTGTGGGGCTTTTCTATGGTGCCATAATATTCATCTACATGCGGCCCAAATCCTACCATTCAGTGGCCTATGACAAGGTGATCTCTGCTTTTTATACCATCTTCACACCTGTGTTGAATCCCCTTATATACAGTGTGAGGAATAAAGAAGTCAAGGGGGCTTTGAGAAAGTGGCTGGAGAAACATTTTCTGGGACAACTACAGTGA